The DNA window AGTGGGGGAAAACTTCGGCCTGCGCATCACCAAGGTGGGGGACCCCAAGGCCATCCTCAAGGCGATCAGCGGACGGTAGGCCGTCTCGGCCACCTCCAAAGCAAAGCGATCGCGAAGCCGAGGTATCTTCCGAAAGGTCGTTCGCCGGGGGTTCCTCGTGCGTTCAAACCTTCGCATTCATTTGCCATCACTCGGTTGGGTTGCGGCTTGATCGTGAATTGGGATGTTGCGTTCATACTCCTGCCTCACATGATCCAGCAATATCCGAGCGGTCTTCCTCTGCCTTCGGATCGTTGCATCGCTACAATGCGGCGGCTGTACGTTCCGGGCTGATTTTCGCATGGACCAACCTTACCTCGACATCAATAACGCCGGCGGACGACGGCAGCTTGTCCTGCGCGACGAAGCGATCACCATCGGTCGTCACGCCGACAACAAGCTCGTCCTGGCCGACCACATGGCCAGCCGGTTCCACTGCGTCATCGAACGGCGGGGAGCGCAGTTCGTCCTGCGTGACCTGGGGGCCAGCAATGGGACACGCGTCAACGGCCAGCTCGTCCGAACGGTCGCCCTGGCACCCGGCGATGTCGTGACGATCGGATCGACGAACCTGGTTCTTGTCCTGCCAGGCACCGACTTTTCGCCGGGCGTGGCGTCGGCAGTTCCCGACGACGACGCCACTGAAGAGATAGAGGAACTGACCGAAGCCGACATGGTCGAAGAGCTGACCGAGGCCGACCTTGTCCAAGACATCGAAGAACTCGACCTGGACAATGTCGACCGCATCCCACTGCTGCTGGACGACAGCGACGAAGAGATCATCGAGCTGGATAACCCGCTGCCGGACGTGCCGACCGGTGCACCGCCGACCCTCGTACAAGGCGGGTTGGACGACTACGAATCGCGCCTCTGGTCAATGGCCGAGGCCCAGACCGACCGGTTCTTCGGCGAAGCCGATATTGCGATCCTCGATTGTAAGGGGCAGGTGCAGCACGCCGCCGGAAAGCCGATCGGCCCCGGCGAGCGACAGCCGCCGGATGTGCTAAGGCTGCTGCTGTTGCTCTGTTTCCGCAGCCGGGCAACCGACATTCACATGGAGCCACGCGAGGGCAGCTTCCACTGCCGTATTCGCGTCGATGGCGTGATGGTGGATGTCTGCGATTTCCCCGCATCGATGGGCACGCGCATCGGCGGGGTGGTGAAGGTGTTGTGCCAGATCGATACCTCGCAACGGAACATCGTGCAGGAAGGGCACTTCGCCGCGACGTCGCCCGGCCGCGACCGGCAGGTCCGCCGGGTGGATTACCGCGTCAGCTTCGCGCCGGCCGTCACCGGACAGAAGCTGGTCGTACGAGTGCTCGACCCGACCACCGCGCCGGCAAAGCTGGCCGACCTGGTCTTGCCGAAAGATCTGGAAGAGGCGCTGAACGACGCGATCGAACAGGATTCGGGCATGGTGCTGGTGTGCGGGCCGACGGGCTCCGGCAAGACCAGCACGCTGTATGCGCTGGTTCGCAGCATCGACGTGCAGCAGCGCAATGTGGTGACGATCGAAGATCCGGTGGAAATCCGGATCGAGAACGCGACACAGATCCCTGTGGACGAAGAGAAGGGTAACACGTTCCCGACGCTGCTCCGATCGGTCCTGCGGCAGGACCCGGATGTCATCCTTGTCGGCGAAATCCGCGACGCCGAGACGGCCCGGGTGGCGATGCAGGCATCCATCACCGGGCACCTGGTGTTCTCGACGGTGCACACGAAGGACGCGCTGGGCACGGTCTATCGGCTGCTCGACTTGGGCGTCGAGCCGTACCTTTTAGCTCAGGGCTTGCAGGTGATCATCGCGCAACGGCTCGTGCGGCGGCTCTGCCCGGCATGCAAACGTGCAACGCTGATGACGCCCGAGCAGCGAACAAGAATCGGCCCGCAGGCCGAAGGCGTGACGCACCTGTACACGCCGGTCGGTTGCGCCAGATGCCTGGGCACCGGGTATCACGGCCGACTGGCATTCTTCGAGATGCTGCGGGCGACGGACGATCTGCGCGATGCCATCAGCCACAGCCCGTCCGGAGCCGACCTCCGCAAGGCGCTGGAGAAATCGCCGTTCACGAGGCTGATTGAGTCGGGCCGAAAGCTGGCGTTTGAAGGACTAGCCGCGCTGGACGAGGTAGAGAAGGCGGTAGGGCGGTAGGCAGTCGTGATTCGAAAGACTTTGAGATCGTGGATTTCAGATTTGAAATCGGAAATGTTTCTGTCCAAACATGATTGAACCTGTCGCCCATCCCGTCCGCCGTCGCCCCTTCGGCCGCTTGTTGCGGTCGTTTGGCTATGCATTCGCAGGGGTGGGGTACCTCTTTCGCACGCAACCCAACGCACGCATTGAACTGGCGTTCGGCATCGCCGCGCTCGGGATGGCAACCTGGCTAAACATCAGCCGGGTCGAGTGGGCCGTGCTTATCCTGACCATCGCCGCAGTGATCATCCTCGAGGGATTGAACACCGCGATCGAGGCCGCAGTGGACCTGGCAAGCCCCGATATTCACCCCAAGGCCAAGATCGCCAAGGACGTCGCCGCCGGCATGGTGCTGATCGCCGCGATCGCGTCTGTGGGGGTGGGGCTGCTGATCCTGGGGCCGCCGTTGTGGGAGAAGGTGATGTAGGGACTCCACCCCGACCAACGCTCGTTACGGGAATCGCTTCGGCTGTCGGCGGCTACCATGACGCACCGTAAGCACGCGAACGACGCGTTCGATGTCGAACACGCGATAATAAATTACAAAAGGCGCGACGGGCATCGATCGGACAATCTGGCTCGGGTCACGGTGCGGTCGAAAGACTTTGTATCGCTTGGGCAACAGCGCAAGAGATGTGCAAGCCTTCCAGAGCATGTCGATGACAGACGCCGCCCCCTGGTGTGAACGGTCCTCAACGTAATCAACGATGCGATCGATATCGTTGAACGCCGTCTGTTGGACGATGACCCGGTACTGAACAGGTTCTTCTTCCCCCATTTCACGCACCCAAGTGCTTTGCACGAAGGCGACGGAACGCCTCTTCGACGGGAATCCCCTCGCCGCGATCGACCTCCAGATTCGCGCCTTCGATTGCCGCTAGAGTCTGGTCATCGAGCAAGGTGGAATCGTCATTGTCGGCGTCGTTCAAGACCAGAAGCGCGGCACGAACGGCCTGGTCAGGCGAGTCGTGGCCATCGCGGCGCATCCGCTCTTCAAGGAGCTTCTCAGTCTCTGTACTCAGTGTAATGGTGGTCATGGGTGGGGCCTCGGCGTAATTGTACGAAATGTTTCAGCGATTTTGCTACCCAATCTGCACCAGCGCCATCGTATCCCCAAACCGTTTGAGCAACGCCTGCCGAAGGTGTTTGAACACCGTTGCCGTCAGGCGTGGGTCGGTTTTCAGCATCGCCAGTGCGTCCTCTCTCGCCTGATGAAGCAGGATCAGCTCGCTGCTCAGGTCGGCAAGTTTGAACTCGGGCAGGCCGTGCTGGCGGGTGCCGAAAAACTCGCCGGGGCCGCGAAGTTTCAGGTCGGTCTCGGCGATGTCGAAGCCGTTGGTGCTCTGGCATAGCGCACGAAGGCGCTCCTCCGCCGACTCGGTGCGCGGGTCGCCGATCAGCAGGCAGAAAGACTGTTCCTTCCCCCGGCCGACCCGGCCGCGAAGCTGATGTAACTGGCTCAGGCCAAACCGATCGGCGTTGTCGATAACGATCACCGTCGCGTTGGGCACGTCGATACCGACCTCGATCACCGTCGTCGCGATCAGCACATCGTGCTGCTTCTGGCGGAACGCCGCCATCGTCGATTGCTTGTCCTCGGTGCTCATCTGGCCATGCAGCATCGCGAGCTTCAAGCCGGCAAGCGGGCCGGTGTTCAGCCGTTTGTGCTCGGCGACCACGCTCTTGGCGTCGTCTCCGCCGCCGGTCTCATCCACCTGTGGGACGATCAGGTATGCCTGATGGCCGAGCGAGACCTGCTTCTTGATGAAGTCATACGCCTGCTGCGCCTGCGCCGATGGCAGCCAGCGCGTCTTAATCGGCAGCCGGCCCGGCGGCAGTTCGTTCAGCGTCGTCACGTCAAAGTCGGCAAAGTACGACAACGCCAGCGTTCGCGGGATCGGCGTGGCTGTCATGATGAGATAGTGCGGCGACATGCCCTTGCTCTTGAGCAACCCGCGCTGCCGCACGCCGAGCTTGTGCTGCTCGTCCACCACCACCAAGCCCAGGTTGGCGAACTCGATGTCTTCACCCAGCAGCGCCTGCGTGCCGACGGCGATGTGCACCTTGCCGTCGCCGAGCGCTTTCATCAGCGATCCCTTGCTCTGCTTCTTGGTGCGGTGGGTGAACAGTTCGATTGAGACGGCCGAGTTTTCGAGGGCTTTGCTCAGCGTCAGGTAGTGCTGCTCGGCGAGGACTTCCGTCGGCGCCAGCAGCGCGGCCTGCAGCTTGTTCGCGACCGCTGTCAGCATGCCGTAGAGGGCAACGACCGTCTTGCCGCTGCCGACGTCGCCTTGCAGCAGCCGGTTCATCGGCTGGCCGGACTGCATATCGCGGGCAATCTCGTAAACGGCCGACTCCTGCGCCTTGGTGAGCGTGAATGGGAACCGTTTGCGGATGCGTTCGTCGAGCAGCTTGTCGATCCGCAGCACCGGCGCGGTAATCGCCTTGCCGCGCAGGCTCTTGCTGATGCCCAGCGCGAGCTGCATGAGCATCAGCTCGTCGTACACCAGCCGTCGGCGGCCCTTCTGCGCCTCGGCGAGATTGGCCGGGGCGTGGATGAGCCGATAGGCCTCGCGCCGGCCGATGAGATCGTGCTTCCAGAGCAGTTCGGGCGCGAACCACTCTTCCACCTCCGGCAGCATCGCCGGCAGATGTTCCTGCACGAAGTTGGCGATCGCGTCGCTCGTCAGCTTCACGCTCGCCGGGTAGATCGGCCGAAACCGGCTTTCGGTCACGCGCTCGGTCGCCTCATCGACCTGCGACCACTTGGGGTTAGAGATCGAGGGAATGTTCTTGAAGTACTTCACCTTCCCCTGCACCCGAAGGTGCATGCCCGGCACGATCTTCTTCTTCAGCCAGGCACCGTTGAACCAGACCAGCGCCAGCTTGGCGGTGCCATCGAAGATCGTCGCCTCGAACCGCGGCCGCGGATGCATCGGCGTGTAGTTAACGGCGACGACTTCCCCGCGGGCGATGTGCACCTGGTCGGCGACGAACTCTGCGATCGGCAGCTCTTCCGATTCGAAGCGGTAGTCGCGAGGGAAATATTCGAGCAGGTCGCCGAGCGTTGAGATTTCGAGCGAGGCAAACGCCCGCGCGAACGACGCCGACACGCCCGCCAGATCAGCGATGCGGCGGTCGAGGACGGAGGTTGTCGCGGCGGGGACGGCGTTCATGTAGGGTCCGCCTTGGCGGACGCGACCCCTTTTACCATGCGGATGCCGTCCGCCATATGACCAGGGCATTCATGCGCCCGCGTCCGCCAAGGCGGACCCTACTGATGCTTTCGGCTACAACTGCCAACGCGCGGCTCGAGCAAACTTTTCCTTCAGCTTCTCCGTCATCGGCCGCTTCTTCCACTCATCCAGCGTCACCTGATGGCAGTGCTTCAGGTCGTCGTCGAACAGCCGCTCCTGCACTTGTGCCAGGTCGGCGTCGAACACGTTCAGGTTCGCTTCGCCGTTCAGGCGGAAGCCGCGGTTGTCGAGGTTGGATGAGCCGACCGACGTCCACAGCCCGTCGACGACCATCAGTTTGCAGTGGTACATCGTCCGTTCGTACAAGTAGATCTCGATGCCCGCTTCCAGCATCTGCCCCCAGCAGGCCCGCGACGCGTGCAGGGTGATCATTTTGTCGGTGGTCGTACCGGGGATGACGATCTGCACCTGCACGCCACGCTGCCTGGCTTCGATCAGGCAGTTGATCGTGAGCTGGTCGGGCACGAGGTACGCCGTGCCGAGCAGGATACGCTTGCGAGCCGCCGCGAACGACAGCAGGTACATGAGCTGCATGCTTTCGCCGCCGCCGCCGGGCCCGCTCTTAAATACCTGCCCGAGCTTGTGGCCGGTCTCGGCCAGCAGGGGAAAGTAGTGGTCGCCGTGAATGACTTTTCCCGTCGCCTCGATCCAGTGGTCGGCGAACGCCGCCTGTAGCGATGCGACGACCGGGCCGGTGATGCGATACTGGTTGTCGCGCCAGTGGTCTTCGTCCTGGGCGTTGCCGAGCCATTCGTCGGCGATGCCCACGCCGCCGGTGAAGCCGAGCTTTCCGTCGATCACCAGGATCTTCCGGTGGGTGCGGTGATTCAGCCGCCCGAACGACAGCACATCCGACTTACGGAGAGGGTTGTACAGTTCTACATCGCAGCCGGCATCGGTCATGCGTTTGACGTAGTCGTCATCGAGCTTGTTGGAGCCGACGGCGTCGATCAGGATGTGGACCTTTACGCCGGCTTTGGCGCGATCGGCGAGCTTTCGCGAGAACTTCTCGCCGACTTCCCCTTCCCAGTAGATGAACGTTTCGAGCGTAATACTCTTCTCGGCGGATTCGATCGCTTCTAGCATCGCGGGGAAGATCTGATCGCCGTTGACGAGGGTGTCCACGTTGTTGCCGCCGACCATCGGGGGGCCGAGAAGGAATCCCATCGTGCGGAGGAACTGGGGGTCTTCGATGCCGTAGAGGGATTCGATCTTGTAGGGGTAGCCCGGCGGCAACCCGCGCCCGCCCACCGCCACCGCGCCGGCGGTGCCGATCGTGGTCACCACCCGCGTGACCGCAGTTGTCGATTCCGCCATTGCGTATCCTCGTTCAAAACCTGGCCGAGACAGACCGCCGACGAATGTCGGCAGTCGTTCGCGGAGACGATGATAGGCTTTGCAACGTGGCGTATTCTGGTCACTGGAAGACGGCGTCGATAACCCGGGCGCCCATTCCACAACCGACTTCCGGCGTGTCATTGCCAAACGTGCCGGACTGCCGTAACCAACGTACCGCGACGACCGAGAAGTCTGTCGGCCAATCCTACAAGTCCGACGTGCGGCGTCGCCCCTTGCCGAACGCTGAGAACTTTCGCGACCAGATCGTCAGGAGAGGTACTGGGAAGCCACGCCGCGAGGCAAATGAGTGCTGCGGCCGGACTTCGACTTACTCCGCCTAAGCAATGGAAGAGCACCACTCGATCGCAATTGGAGACTTTACGGGCAAACGCGATGATCTTTGCCGCATCCGTCTCCGTCGGCGGAACCTCGGTCAGTCCGTTTTCTGCCGCCCACCGGCGGCGGGCCGAATGACGGAGGAGCGCCTCGGGGTCGTCATTCTCGGGAACTTCGACGTCGTCAAAATGTAGGTCGAGACGACAATCACATTCATACCCAACCGCGGGTTCACGGCTCCCGTGAATGGACAGTACGCCGCCGATTTCCCTCGTTGATTTCTGCCGTAAGAACATCGCGGCCTCGGAGTAGCCGAGGATGACGAGCGGTGGATGAACCAATCGGCTAGTCCTTGGTCCGCTGTGCGGATCCTACAAAGGCGGGCGAGGACGCCCACGCTCCCACGCGTCCGCCAAGGCGGACCCTACGGGTGCGTATCCGTCGGCGGCAGCCCCTCGACCGGCTTCAGCTTCCACTTCGGGCTCTGCCCGAAGAATCGGCAGGGGTTGTTCATGAAGACTTCGTTCGCTTCGGCCTCGGTGTGGCCGCGACGGCGGAACTCGAGGCAGGTGTCCGTGAGCCATTGCGGGCCGCTTTCGCCCCAGTCGCTGGCGCTGTTCACGCAGAGCATCTTCGTGCCGTAGATCTCCATCATGTCGACCGCCCGCTGCGGCGTCACCTTGCTGACGGGGTAGATCGTCATCCCCGCCCAGAAGCCGTTGTCGCGGGCCATCTTCATCGTGTGCTCTTCGCAGTGGTCGATTAGCACCCGCTCGGGCTTGATGCGCTTATCGTTCTTCAGGATCGAGGTGATGATGCTCGTCCCCTTGTGCTTGTCCTCGAGGTGCGGCGTATGAATCAGGATCATCTGGTCGTACTTCGCCGCCAGGTCCACCTGCTCTTCGAAGATGGTGATCTCGTTGCGCGTGTTCTTGTTCAAGCCGATCTCGCCGACGCCCAGCACGTGTGGGTTGTCGAGCATTGGCGGGATCAGCGCGATGACCTCGCGGCTGAGGGTGACGTTCTCGGCTTCCTTGGCGTTGATGCACAGCCAGCTGTAGTGGTCGATGCCGTATCGCGCGGCACGCTTCGGCTCGACGTCGATCAGGTGCCGGAAGTAGTCGTGAAAGCTGGAGGCCGACGAGCGGTCGTAACCGGCCCAGAATGCGGGCTCAGAGACGGCGACGACGCCGCTGCGGGCCATGTACAGGTAGTCGTCGGTCGTTCGGCTGACGCAATGGATGTGGGGGTCGATGTATTTCATGGGAGGTTCCGTAGGGTCCGCCTTGGCGGACGCGGAACGATCAAAAAGGTCACCAGCTTGCCGCGATCGCGTCCGCCAAGGCGAACCCTACTTCGGTCCCGGCGTCTTGTCCGAAAAGATCATCTGCACCTGCTCGGCGCGGTTGCCCTTGCCTTTCAGCAGCACGTCGAACGCCTCGCGCAGCTTGGCCACGCGGGGGTCGGCGGACAGCTTCGCGGGGCCGCCTTCAGCCCGTTCGATGCGGTCCAGGTCGGCGGCCAGGGACAGGGTTCGCCAGCGCATTTCGAAGTAGTACGCGTCGAGCGTCTCTTGAGCGTCTCGCATATGTGTATTGTATCGGCGAAATCCGGCGGAAGTAAGGCGAATGGCAAAGTAGGGTGGGCTTCAGACGACCGATTGCGTTCGACAACCCGTTGTCGGGGCGGAGGGCGAAAGTCGCCATGCAAGGGTGTCGCAGGACGCCGTGAGCCGATTGCTTGTGCAGCGCAGTTGGCGAGGGCACACAACCAGTCATCGCGAGGGTCGTTGTGGGATGAATCCCACCCTACGTTATTCCCCGGTCGCAGCGCCGCTCAGGTCATTCCCGGCGATCGGCAGGCTCTGGATTCCCGTCGGCTTGGGCTCGAGGTACACCGTACCCCAGGTGTTCGGGCGGGCCTGGGTGATGACCAGTTTCGGGGCCGACCAGTAGTACTCGGCGGCCTGCTGGTAGTTCCGCACCTGCGCGTTGTACGCCATCACCGTCTGCGACGGATCGAACCCGTGCAATGCCTTGGCGGGGATGAAGATCTCGACGACATAGCGGTCACTCAGGATGCGGACGGCGTTCTTGATGTCGGGGTGCGGAAGCTGGGTCGCCCGGATCGCCGAGCCCGGCACGAACCACTGCCCGACCACGCCGCCGACGCCATCCCGCGACGGGAAGTCGACCGGGACGAAGAAGAAGTGGTGGGCGTTTTCGTCGTAGCTCATGCGGTCGCCGGCGACCGGCTTGGTCGAGACCCAGAACTCGATCGAGTCGCGGCTCCACCACCAGCCGTCGGCCGGGGCGGCGGTCACCTGGTCGTCGAACACTTCGAACGCGACATACAAACCTTCGTCGCGCCAGCCAACGAGCATGTTCGGCAGCGCCAGCTTGCTGCGTTCGTTGCCGACCGTGCGAACCGCCTTGACGCCCGGCAGCTTCGCCGAGGCCGGCCAGTCGCTGATCTCGCCATTGAGGCGGGGGGCCTTGGCCAGGTACGGAATCTTCACCGTCGGGCGCGCTTCGGTCGGCTCGCGCCAGACGTCCTTGCGGGCGTCATTGTAGCTCTGCTCGTGCAGCGAGTTGAGGATGGGCGTGGTCGCCTTGACCGCGTCGGCGAGAG is part of the Humisphaera borealis genome and encodes:
- a CDS encoding ATPase, T2SS/T4P/T4SS family, with amino-acid sequence MDQPYLDINNAGGRRQLVLRDEAITIGRHADNKLVLADHMASRFHCVIERRGAQFVLRDLGASNGTRVNGQLVRTVALAPGDVVTIGSTNLVLVLPGTDFSPGVASAVPDDDATEEIEELTEADMVEELTEADLVQDIEELDLDNVDRIPLLLDDSDEEIIELDNPLPDVPTGAPPTLVQGGLDDYESRLWSMAEAQTDRFFGEADIAILDCKGQVQHAAGKPIGPGERQPPDVLRLLLLLCFRSRATDIHMEPREGSFHCRIRVDGVMVDVCDFPASMGTRIGGVVKVLCQIDTSQRNIVQEGHFAATSPGRDRQVRRVDYRVSFAPAVTGQKLVVRVLDPTTAPAKLADLVLPKDLEEALNDAIEQDSGMVLVCGPTGSGKTSTLYALVRSIDVQQRNVVTIEDPVEIRIENATQIPVDEEKGNTFPTLLRSVLRQDPDVILVGEIRDAETARVAMQASITGHLVFSTVHTKDALGTVYRLLDLGVEPYLLAQGLQVIIAQRLVRRLCPACKRATLMTPEQRTRIGPQAEGVTHLYTPVGCARCLGTGYHGRLAFFEMLRATDDLRDAISHSPSGADLRKALEKSPFTRLIESGRKLAFEGLAALDEVEKAVGR
- a CDS encoding diacylglycerol kinase family protein, encoding MIEPVAHPVRRRPFGRLLRSFGYAFAGVGYLFRTQPNARIELAFGIAALGMATWLNISRVEWAVLILTIAAVIILEGLNTAIEAAVDLASPDIHPKAKIAKDVAAGMVLIAAIASVGVGLLILGPPLWEKVM
- a CDS encoding type II toxin-antitoxin system RelE/ParE family toxin, producing MQSTWVREMGEEEPVQYRVIVQQTAFNDIDRIVDYVEDRSHQGAASVIDMLWKACTSLALLPKRYKVFRPHRDPSQIVRSMPVAPFVIYYRVFDIERVVRVLTVRHGSRRQPKRFP
- the recG gene encoding ATP-dependent DNA helicase RecG, yielding MNAVPAATTSVLDRRIADLAGVSASFARAFASLEISTLGDLLEYFPRDYRFESEELPIAEFVADQVHIARGEVVAVNYTPMHPRPRFEATIFDGTAKLALVWFNGAWLKKKIVPGMHLRVQGKVKYFKNIPSISNPKWSQVDEATERVTESRFRPIYPASVKLTSDAIANFVQEHLPAMLPEVEEWFAPELLWKHDLIGRREAYRLIHAPANLAEAQKGRRRLVYDELMLMQLALGISKSLRGKAITAPVLRIDKLLDERIRKRFPFTLTKAQESAVYEIARDMQSGQPMNRLLQGDVGSGKTVVALYGMLTAVANKLQAALLAPTEVLAEQHYLTLSKALENSAVSIELFTHRTKKQSKGSLMKALGDGKVHIAVGTQALLGEDIEFANLGLVVVDEQHKLGVRQRGLLKSKGMSPHYLIMTATPIPRTLALSYFADFDVTTLNELPPGRLPIKTRWLPSAQAQQAYDFIKKQVSLGHQAYLIVPQVDETGGGDDAKSVVAEHKRLNTGPLAGLKLAMLHGQMSTEDKQSTMAAFRQKQHDVLIATTVIEVGIDVPNATVIVIDNADRFGLSQLHQLRGRVGRGKEQSFCLLIGDPRTESAEERLRALCQSTNGFDIAETDLKLRGPGEFFGTRQHGLPEFKLADLSSELILLHQAREDALAMLKTDPRLTATVFKHLRQALLKRFGDTMALVQIG
- a CDS encoding phospholipase D-like domain-containing protein, coding for MAESTTAVTRVVTTIGTAGAVAVGGRGLPPGYPYKIESLYGIEDPQFLRTMGFLLGPPMVGGNNVDTLVNGDQIFPAMLEAIESAEKSITLETFIYWEGEVGEKFSRKLADRAKAGVKVHILIDAVGSNKLDDDYVKRMTDAGCDVELYNPLRKSDVLSFGRLNHRTHRKILVIDGKLGFTGGVGIADEWLGNAQDEDHWRDNQYRITGPVVASLQAAFADHWIEATGKVIHGDHYFPLLAETGHKLGQVFKSGPGGGGESMQLMYLLSFAAARKRILLGTAYLVPDQLTINCLIEARQRGVQVQIVIPGTTTDKMITLHASRACWGQMLEAGIEIYLYERTMYHCKLMVVDGLWTSVGSSNLDNRGFRLNGEANLNVFDADLAQVQERLFDDDLKHCHQVTLDEWKKRPMTEKLKEKFARAARWQL
- a CDS encoding TatD family hydrolase — translated: MKYIDPHIHCVSRTTDDYLYMARSGVVAVSEPAFWAGYDRSSASSFHDYFRHLIDVEPKRAARYGIDHYSWLCINAKEAENVTLSREVIALIPPMLDNPHVLGVGEIGLNKNTRNEITIFEEQVDLAAKYDQMILIHTPHLEDKHKGTSIITSILKNDKRIKPERVLIDHCEEHTMKMARDNGFWAGMTIYPVSKVTPQRAVDMMEIYGTKMLCVNSASDWGESGPQWLTDTCLEFRRRGHTEAEANEVFMNNPCRFFGQSPKWKLKPVEGLPPTDTHP